One region of Opitutaceae bacterium genomic DNA includes:
- the polX gene encoding DNA polymerase/3'-5' exonuclease PolX, which yields MTKKEIADVLDEIAILLELKDENPFKVRAYQAGARAVEGIEESELGQLIADGKLGTVKGIGDALVQKITELHTTGALEFFDRLKASVEPGLVELLQIPGLGPKKIKALHAQLGVNSIASLADACRSGKVAELKGFGEKTQQNILEGIANREAYGRRHLWWDAHAVAEPILQELRSLPDVISAEAAGSLRRGLETVGDLDFLVAAKSSKPVVDWFCSMPDVKEVTARGETKASVRFSTGLQADLRLVPGGQFTFALHHFTGSKDHNVQMRQRALAQGLSLSEWGLVPAEGEGTAKVKAAHGATLAAYGVIDSEWKLFAALGLRYIPPELREGLGEIEHAESRDLPRLVEERDLKGAFHNHTTASDGRNTLTEMVAAAQALGWEYLGIADHSKSSFQANGLSEERLGNQVKEIHALNASGRFRTHVFAGSEVDILPDGRLDYPDDLLAALDYVVVSVHNAFAQSEEAMTARIVRAIEHPSTTMVGHVTGRLLLQRDGYRVNVPKVIDAAIANGVIIEINAHPSRLDMDWRHWRRASEKGLLCAINPDAHETGTLVHVRAGILTARKGWLTRESILNTRSLAEVTAHFDRIRARR from the coding sequence ATGACGAAGAAGGAGATCGCGGATGTTCTCGACGAAATTGCCATTCTGCTCGAGCTGAAGGATGAGAATCCCTTCAAGGTGCGCGCGTACCAGGCCGGAGCGCGGGCTGTGGAGGGGATCGAGGAGTCGGAGCTCGGTCAACTGATCGCCGATGGAAAACTTGGCACGGTCAAGGGAATCGGCGATGCGCTGGTCCAGAAAATCACGGAGCTGCACACCACCGGAGCGCTGGAGTTTTTTGATCGATTGAAGGCCTCGGTTGAGCCCGGCCTGGTTGAGCTGCTCCAGATTCCCGGGCTGGGCCCAAAGAAGATCAAGGCGCTTCACGCCCAGCTGGGCGTCAACAGCATTGCCTCACTGGCGGACGCCTGTCGCAGCGGAAAGGTCGCGGAGCTGAAGGGATTTGGCGAAAAGACGCAGCAGAACATCCTTGAAGGCATCGCAAATCGCGAGGCCTACGGTCGCCGGCACCTGTGGTGGGATGCACATGCGGTGGCCGAGCCGATTTTGCAGGAGCTTCGGTCGCTTCCTGATGTCATCTCCGCGGAGGCTGCCGGCAGTCTGCGCCGTGGCTTGGAAACGGTGGGTGATCTTGACTTTCTTGTTGCTGCAAAGAGTTCAAAGCCGGTGGTCGACTGGTTTTGCTCGATGCCGGATGTCAAGGAGGTGACTGCCCGCGGCGAGACGAAGGCGAGCGTGCGATTTTCCACGGGCCTGCAGGCTGACCTGAGGCTCGTGCCTGGGGGGCAGTTCACTTTTGCACTGCATCATTTCACGGGTTCGAAGGATCACAATGTCCAGATGCGTCAGCGCGCCCTTGCCCAAGGCCTGAGCCTCAGCGAGTGGGGGCTGGTTCCTGCTGAGGGCGAGGGGACGGCCAAGGTGAAGGCTGCGCATGGCGCGACGCTGGCCGCGTACGGAGTGATTGACTCGGAATGGAAGCTGTTCGCGGCTTTGGGCCTTCGATACATCCCGCCCGAACTGCGCGAGGGCCTGGGAGAGATTGAACATGCCGAATCGAGGGACCTCCCGAGGCTCGTGGAGGAGCGGGATTTGAAGGGCGCGTTCCACAACCATACGACAGCCTCCGACGGGCGAAACACGCTCACCGAGATGGTGGCGGCGGCGCAGGCGCTTGGATGGGAATATCTCGGAATAGCCGATCATTCAAAGAGCAGTTTTCAGGCGAATGGCCTGAGCGAGGAGCGGCTTGGCAATCAGGTGAAGGAGATCCACGCGCTCAATGCGTCCGGCCGCTTTCGAACGCATGTTTTTGCCGGATCGGAAGTGGACATCCTGCCGGATGGGCGGCTCGACTACCCGGACGATCTGCTTGCGGCGCTGGACTACGTCGTTGTTTCCGTGCACAACGCATTTGCACAGAGCGAGGAGGCTATGACCGCGCGCATCGTGCGTGCGATCGAGCATCCGTCGACGACCATGGTGGGGCATGTGACAGGACGCCTGCTGCTCCAGCGGGACGGCTATCGTGTGAACGTTCCGAAGGTCATTGATGCCGCGATCGCCAACGGCGTCATCATCGAAATCAATGCGCATCCCAGCAGGCTGGACATGGACTGGCGCCATTGGAGGCGGGCGTCGGAGAAGGGACTGCTCTGTGCGATCAATCCCGACGCGCATGAGACCGGCACGCTCGTGCACGTGCGCGCGGGGATACTGACGGCGCGAAAAGGCTGGTTGACGCGGGAGAGCATTCTCAACACGCGCTCCCTCGCCGAGGTCACCGCGCATTTTGACCGAATCCGCGCTCGGAGGTGA
- a CDS encoding acyl-CoA thioesterase, with amino-acid sequence MPFTYARTIRLADTDAAGVVFFPRYLEICHEAYEAALLAAGIDLKSYFAAADGLTVPIVRSEAEYLRPLYSGDRIEVVVTPIPANEHEFALAFELSRIGPPRKTVARVRTEHVCISAKTRERSPLSAALTRWVGGG; translated from the coding sequence ATGCCGTTCACCTACGCCCGGACGATTCGCCTGGCAGACACCGATGCCGCCGGTGTGGTCTTTTTCCCGCGCTATCTGGAGATCTGCCACGAAGCCTATGAAGCGGCGCTTCTCGCCGCAGGCATCGATCTGAAGTCCTATTTTGCCGCCGCGGACGGCCTTACAGTTCCGATTGTCCGGAGCGAGGCGGAATACCTGCGCCCATTGTACTCCGGAGACAGGATCGAAGTTGTCGTGACACCAATCCCGGCCAATGAGCACGAGTTTGCGCTAGCATTCGAACTCAGCAGAATAGGCCCCCCGCGCAAGACCGTGGCCCGCGTGCGCACCGAGCACGTCTGCATCTCGGCAAAGACCCGGGAGCGCAGCCCGCTTTCAGCCGCTCTCACCCGTTGGGTGGGTGGCGGATAG
- a CDS encoding type II toxin-antitoxin system prevent-host-death family antitoxin, giving the protein MKVANIAKTRNQLSQLLRRVKRGETVIITDRDRPVARLTPIDMAAAPSASELDTLFASGALLPFVGSPLDVDAFLAAPRAVMRADASLTAAVLSERQEGR; this is encoded by the coding sequence GTGAAAGTAGCCAATATTGCCAAGACTCGGAACCAACTTAGCCAGTTGCTCCGACGGGTCAAGCGCGGCGAAACCGTGATCATCACCGATCGCGATCGTCCGGTAGCTCGGCTGACGCCCATCGATATGGCAGCGGCACCCAGCGCCTCGGAGCTGGACACCCTGTTTGCGTCCGGAGCTCTTTTGCCATTTGTTGGAAGCCCGCTCGATGTCGATGCCTTTCTCGCCGCACCGCGCGCAGTGATGCGCGCCGATGCTTCGCTGACCGCCGCAGTGTTGTCCGAGCGTCAGGAAGGGCGATGA
- a CDS encoding PIN domain-containing protein, producing the protein MRFWDSSALGALLVDEADSHRRAEQLRKDPVIAVWWATPVECESAIQRHQRDGTLFAAGARQARERLAELASAWHEAPPQPGLRTLAVRLLRTHPLRAADALQLAAALTLCTALGRQIEFVCADDRLASAAEIENLPVVR; encoded by the coding sequence ATGAGATTCTGGGACAGTTCCGCGCTGGGCGCCCTTCTTGTCGATGAGGCCGACTCCCATCGCCGTGCGGAGCAATTGCGCAAGGATCCCGTCATCGCGGTGTGGTGGGCCACCCCCGTCGAATGTGAATCGGCCATCCAACGACACCAGCGGGACGGCACCCTCTTTGCGGCCGGAGCTCGTCAGGCCCGCGAACGCCTCGCTGAGCTGGCCTCCGCATGGCACGAGGCGCCGCCGCAACCCGGCCTGCGCACGCTCGCCGTGCGGCTCCTTCGCACCCATCCCCTGCGCGCGGCTGACGCACTGCAACTTGCGGCCGCGCTCACATTGTGCACAGCCTTGGGCCGACAGATTGAATTTGTCTGTGCCGATGATCGGCTCGCATCCGCCGCTGAAATTGAAAACCTACCCGTCGTGCGGTAG
- a CDS encoding AMP-binding protein produces MERAELADCLGVRFAGLSRSRTIVREADPRQFQRKFAEGVAAGGLVFLADPRWTVPETARFEQLCDVAVQTARAAENPTRLGWLHIPTGGTGGSLKLARHDEGTLVAAVRGFQRHFGEKVVDAFGVLPLHHVSGLMAWLRCALTGGVYTAGDWSSLQAGELPKERGTRGCLSLVPTQLQRLLESESAVHWLKTFRAVFLGGGPSWNALLDKAAAAGIPVALSYGMTETAAMVAAQLPGEFLSGDRSCGRALPHVRIEINAESVVVLLGDSVFRGYAGLPASIHGRFETGDFGSIDDEGRLRIVGRRDQVIITGGEKVDPFAVEAVLRTSGQFSDVVVLGQSDSTWGQVVVVCYEDTGTAPDWTRVQADIERALAPYGRPKRYLPIKPWPRNEQGKVNRAILRQALGPG; encoded by the coding sequence ATGGAACGCGCTGAACTAGCTGATTGTTTGGGAGTGCGGTTTGCCGGCTTGTCGCGGAGCCGAACCATCGTCCGCGAAGCCGATCCGCGCCAGTTTCAGCGAAAGTTTGCTGAAGGTGTGGCTGCCGGCGGGCTCGTGTTTCTTGCGGATCCGAGATGGACGGTGCCGGAGACAGCCAGATTTGAGCAGCTTTGCGATGTGGCTGTGCAGACGGCGCGGGCTGCCGAAAATCCCACCCGATTGGGCTGGCTCCACATTCCGACTGGAGGAACCGGCGGGAGTCTCAAGCTCGCGCGTCATGATGAGGGCACGCTCGTGGCGGCCGTGCGGGGTTTCCAGCGGCACTTCGGCGAGAAGGTCGTGGATGCGTTTGGAGTTCTGCCGCTGCATCACGTCAGCGGGCTGATGGCCTGGCTGCGCTGTGCGTTGACGGGCGGCGTTTACACGGCGGGTGACTGGTCATCGCTGCAAGCCGGAGAGCTGCCGAAGGAGCGTGGTACGCGGGGTTGCCTTTCGCTGGTGCCGACGCAGTTGCAAAGACTGCTGGAGAGTGAATCGGCAGTCCACTGGCTGAAGACCTTTCGCGCGGTCTTTCTGGGCGGCGGTCCTTCATGGAACGCCTTGCTGGACAAGGCCGCGGCTGCAGGCATTCCTGTTGCGCTCAGTTACGGCATGACCGAGACAGCCGCCATGGTGGCGGCGCAACTGCCGGGGGAGTTTCTGTCCGGTGACCGCAGTTGCGGTCGGGCGCTCCCGCATGTCAGAATTGAAATCAATGCGGAGAGTGTGGTGGTGCTGCTCGGGGATTCGGTGTTTCGCGGATACGCGGGTTTGCCGGCGTCAATTCACGGCCGATTCGAGACTGGTGATTTCGGAAGTATCGATGACGAGGGGCGGCTTCGGATTGTGGGCCGCCGGGATCAGGTCATCATTACCGGCGGGGAAAAGGTGGATCCGTTTGCGGTTGAAGCCGTCCTGCGAACCAGTGGGCAATTCAGCGATGTGGTGGTCCTGGGGCAGAGCGACTCGACTTGGGGGCAGGTCGTGGTGGTTTGCTATGAGGACACTGGGACAGCTCCTGATTGGACCCGCGTGCAGGCTGATATTGAGCGCGCGCTTGCCCCCTATGGCCGACCCAAACGCTATCTCCCCATCAAGCCCTGGCCCCGCAACGAGCAGGGAAAAGTGAACCGTGCAATCCTGAGGCAGGCGCTGGGGCCAGGTTGA
- the menC gene encoding o-succinylbenzoate synthase has translation MSLELEFRSYSLPLLRPLRTAHGVHTSREGGIVRLTDEAGRVGLGEVCPLPGFNRETWSDADAALRALGDRPACEDITRISPDLECLHAAIDAARRMMEIDSAAAEGRADEQPSPAAWPVACLLPAGRAALKEIDARTEIGFRVFKWKVGVEPIGEELALLDDLLARMPDGARLRLDANGAWDRRQSERWLDCCAERPIEHVEQPIAWNARGAEDLLLGLAGDYPTPVALDESLVRGSDIATWLGNGWPGVFVVKPSLLAEPTLMLERLALAKSKVVFSSALETAVGARNALTLAFSWRGERRALGFGVWPLFAEPCLNGPYLAPFIQWADVAHIDSCRAWNALN, from the coding sequence GTGTCGCTGGAACTGGAGTTTCGTTCCTATTCGCTTCCGTTGCTGCGTCCGCTGCGGACGGCCCATGGCGTGCACACATCACGGGAAGGAGGCATTGTGCGGCTGACGGACGAAGCCGGCAGGGTTGGGCTTGGAGAGGTTTGTCCGCTGCCAGGGTTCAACCGGGAAACCTGGAGTGATGCAGACGCTGCGTTGAGGGCGCTTGGGGATCGTCCCGCGTGCGAGGACATCACTCGCATTTCCCCGGATTTGGAATGCCTGCATGCCGCAATTGACGCGGCACGACGCATGATGGAGATCGATTCCGCCGCCGCGGAGGGGAGGGCTGATGAGCAACCGTCGCCCGCCGCCTGGCCGGTGGCCTGCCTGCTTCCGGCGGGCCGTGCGGCACTGAAGGAGATCGATGCGCGAACTGAAATCGGCTTTCGTGTTTTCAAATGGAAGGTCGGCGTCGAGCCGATCGGTGAGGAGCTGGCGCTCCTGGACGACCTGCTTGCAAGAATGCCCGATGGCGCCAGGCTCCGACTGGATGCGAACGGTGCGTGGGATCGCAGACAGTCTGAGCGCTGGCTCGATTGCTGTGCGGAGCGGCCGATTGAACATGTTGAGCAGCCCATCGCCTGGAACGCCCGCGGTGCGGAGGATCTGCTGCTGGGTCTGGCGGGTGATTATCCGACGCCGGTCGCATTGGATGAGTCGCTTGTGCGCGGGAGCGACATCGCGACCTGGCTGGGCAATGGCTGGCCGGGCGTTTTTGTCGTGAAACCCTCGCTGCTCGCGGAACCGACGTTGATGCTCGAACGCCTCGCGCTTGCGAAATCGAAGGTGGTTTTTTCGTCGGCGCTGGAAACCGCGGTGGGCGCGCGCAACGCGCTCACGCTCGCTTTTTCCTGGAGGGGCGAGCGGCGTGCGCTTGGGTTTGGCGTGTGGCCGCTTTTTGCGGAGCCATGTCTGAATGGCCCCTATCTGGCACCCTTCATTCAATGGGCGGACGTGGCCCACATCGATTCTTGTCGGGCATGGAACGCGCTGAACTAG
- a CDS encoding phospho-sugar mutase translates to MSTAESLTNAVKSGHLLPAAAENIRAWQSVSLPEWARRSMDELIERQAWAELNDRFFRYLEFGTGGMRGRTMGVVSTADERGPDAETGSPAHAAVGSNVLNDFTLLRATIGLFRHVARHLASTHRFDRPKLVIAHDVRHFSRHFCELAASAWTRLGGNAFIFDGPRSTPQLSFTVRHLKAHAGIVITASHNPPHDNGFKAYFEDGAQVVPPHDKAIVDQVNAVPLSAVGEFLDIQRQGVVVLDASADQAYLAVAAHAAIDPGAFKRTPLKVVFTNIHGVGGVSSPPLLRGAGIEVVEVPQQAKFDARFPTVKSPNPENAEALTLAVALANERKIDVVLATDPDCDRMGVAVRNRRGDLELLTGNQIGALLADYRISKLKELGWLPAGGSQRAALIKTFVTTPLQDAIARNHGIKVINTLTGFKWIAARMRAYEERLKRELLARKGVAIDYDATPFEQRARLLLEHSTFMLLGTEESYGYLPNDLVRDKDANAACLMFCELAAAVKERGLTIPEQLDELYLKNGFFLEGVVNLYYEGASGAAKIKRILETYRNSPPKAFGDVAVAKFEDFGRQTIIDADGEEIPKQDLYFVTLANGYTFAARGSGTEPKMKFYVFGRADVKGAGDLPKVKAAVRAELDRIRALIESDAKARAGS, encoded by the coding sequence ATGAGCACTGCCGAATCCCTCACAAATGCCGTCAAGTCCGGTCACCTGCTTCCCGCCGCAGCGGAAAATATCCGTGCCTGGCAGTCAGTCAGCCTGCCTGAATGGGCGCGACGCAGCATGGATGAGCTGATCGAAAGACAGGCGTGGGCGGAGCTGAATGACCGTTTTTTTCGCTACCTGGAATTCGGCACGGGCGGCATGCGCGGGCGGACAATGGGCGTTGTCAGCACCGCGGACGAGCGTGGTCCGGATGCGGAGACCGGCTCACCGGCTCACGCGGCGGTGGGAAGCAATGTGCTCAATGACTTCACGCTCCTGAGGGCCACGATCGGGCTTTTCCGCCATGTCGCCAGACATCTCGCGAGCACGCACCGGTTCGATCGGCCGAAACTGGTGATCGCGCATGACGTCCGCCACTTCTCGCGTCATTTCTGCGAACTCGCGGCCAGCGCCTGGACGCGCCTCGGGGGAAACGCGTTCATCTTTGACGGGCCACGATCGACGCCCCAGTTGAGCTTCACCGTGCGGCACCTCAAGGCGCACGCGGGCATCGTGATCACGGCGAGCCACAATCCACCGCACGACAACGGATTCAAGGCGTACTTTGAGGACGGTGCGCAGGTTGTGCCGCCGCACGACAAGGCCATTGTCGACCAGGTGAATGCCGTGCCGCTCTCGGCGGTGGGCGAGTTTCTTGACATTCAAAGGCAGGGCGTGGTCGTGCTCGATGCGAGCGCCGACCAGGCCTACCTCGCGGTGGCGGCGCACGCTGCAATCGATCCCGGTGCGTTCAAGCGCACACCGCTCAAGGTCGTCTTCACAAACATTCACGGTGTCGGCGGAGTATCCTCACCCCCTCTCCTGCGGGGCGCCGGCATCGAGGTGGTTGAGGTTCCGCAACAGGCGAAGTTCGACGCCCGGTTCCCGACGGTGAAGTCACCCAATCCCGAGAACGCCGAGGCGCTCACCCTTGCCGTTGCCCTGGCGAACGAACGGAAGATCGATGTGGTGCTGGCGACCGATCCGGACTGCGACCGCATGGGCGTGGCGGTGCGCAACCGTCGCGGGGATCTTGAACTGCTCACCGGCAACCAGATTGGGGCGCTGCTGGCGGATTACCGCATTTCGAAGCTGAAGGAGCTGGGCTGGCTGCCTGCTGGCGGAAGCCAGCGCGCCGCGCTGATCAAGACTTTCGTGACCACGCCGCTGCAGGACGCGATCGCCCGGAATCATGGAATCAAGGTCATCAACACGCTGACGGGCTTCAAGTGGATCGCGGCCAGGATGCGCGCGTACGAGGAGCGGCTCAAGCGGGAGCTCCTCGCGCGCAAGGGCGTCGCCATCGACTACGACGCGACGCCCTTCGAGCAGCGTGCGCGGCTGCTTCTGGAGCATTCAACCTTCATGCTGCTTGGAACGGAGGAAAGCTACGGTTATCTTCCGAATGATCTCGTGCGCGACAAGGACGCCAATGCCGCGTGCCTGATGTTCTGCGAGCTTGCGGCTGCGGTGAAGGAGCGCGGGCTGACCATCCCCGAGCAGCTCGACGAGCTGTATTTGAAAAATGGATTCTTTCTCGAGGGCGTGGTCAACCTCTACTACGAAGGCGCCTCCGGCGCGGCGAAGATCAAGCGCATCCTCGAAACCTACCGGAATTCACCGCCCAAGGCGTTCGGCGATGTCGCAGTCGCCAAGTTCGAGGACTTCGGCCGCCAGACGATCATTGATGCCGATGGCGAGGAGATTCCCAAGCAGGATCTCTATTTCGTCACGCTCGCGAATGGCTACACTTTCGCTGCGCGCGGATCCGGGACCGAGCCGAAGATGAAGTTCTACGTTTTTGGCCGGGCCGACGTCAAGGGAGCCGGCGATCTTCCGAAGGTGAAGGCTGCCGTTCGCGCCGAACTCGACCGCATTCGTGCGCTCATAGAATCCGACGCGAAGGCCCGGGCCGGGAGCTGA
- a CDS encoding UDPGP type 1 family protein, with translation MHPLVDSFHRAGQGQVFAFYDQLSASERERLLAEAAEIDLGEVERLNRTLVVQAASASLDLSGLSPAPYEKLPEKGGACEVWSRAKEEGGRALRAGRIAAFTVAGGQGTRLGYDGPKGTFPVTPVRRKTLFQVFAEKLRAAEIRYGRPLHWFIMTSHQNHEATRGFFVRSNFFGLNCERVHFFRQGRMPAVSFDGKIMLETPGSIALSPDGHGGALRALHRSGALDLMEKEGIDVLSYFQVDNPLVRCIDPAFIGWHLLSGSEMSSKMIPKAYPGEKLGHFCVLRGKTVVVEYSDLPASLQEQRDPVSGELRYAAGSIAIHVMNRDFIRRMARGEGGAVMPFHRADKKIPTVDGSGNPLKPEKANGVKFEMFVFDALPFAHRPLVIETRRADDFSPVKNAEGVDSPKTSRDDQIRQAVRWLRANGVTVETDGTGLPAMALEVSPLFGYDEDSFAESWARLARKPVLHDGLYLE, from the coding sequence ATGCATCCTCTTGTTGATTCCTTTCATCGTGCCGGTCAGGGCCAGGTTTTTGCGTTTTACGATCAGTTGTCTGCGTCCGAGCGGGAGAGGCTCCTGGCGGAGGCGGCGGAGATTGATCTGGGGGAAGTTGAGCGCCTGAACCGAACGCTGGTCGTTCAGGCTGCGTCAGCGTCCCTGGATCTCTCAGGGCTTTCACCGGCCCCCTACGAGAAGCTGCCGGAGAAGGGTGGCGCTTGCGAGGTGTGGTCGCGCGCCAAGGAGGAGGGCGGGCGGGCGCTTCGCGCGGGACGAATCGCGGCATTCACCGTGGCTGGCGGACAGGGAACCCGACTGGGGTATGATGGACCCAAGGGCACGTTCCCGGTGACGCCGGTGCGGAGGAAGACGCTGTTCCAGGTTTTTGCCGAAAAACTTCGCGCAGCGGAGATTCGGTACGGCCGGCCGCTGCATTGGTTCATCATGACCAGCCATCAGAATCATGAGGCAACGAGGGGTTTTTTCGTTCGGTCGAATTTCTTCGGATTGAATTGCGAGAGGGTTCACTTTTTCCGCCAGGGGCGAATGCCCGCGGTATCGTTTGACGGAAAGATCATGCTGGAAACCCCGGGTTCGATTGCACTTTCACCTGACGGACACGGGGGGGCGCTGAGGGCGCTGCATCGCAGCGGCGCACTCGACCTCATGGAGAAGGAGGGGATCGATGTCCTGAGTTACTTCCAGGTGGACAATCCGCTGGTGCGGTGCATCGACCCTGCTTTCATCGGCTGGCATCTGCTTTCGGGTTCGGAAATGAGCAGCAAGATGATCCCCAAGGCCTACCCCGGTGAAAAGCTCGGCCACTTCTGCGTGCTGCGCGGCAAGACGGTCGTTGTCGAGTATTCGGATCTGCCGGCCTCTCTCCAGGAGCAGCGTGATCCGGTTTCCGGTGAGCTGCGTTATGCCGCCGGTTCGATTGCGATTCACGTCATGAACCGCGATTTTATCCGGCGCATGGCGCGGGGGGAGGGCGGAGCGGTGATGCCTTTCCATCGTGCGGACAAGAAGATTCCGACTGTGGATGGCTCCGGAAATCCGCTGAAGCCGGAGAAGGCGAACGGCGTCAAGTTCGAGATGTTCGTCTTCGACGCGCTTCCCTTCGCGCATCGACCGCTTGTCATTGAGACCCGCCGTGCCGACGACTTCTCCCCGGTGAAGAATGCCGAGGGAGTGGATTCCCCGAAGACATCGCGTGACGATCAGATCCGGCAGGCTGTGCGCTGGCTGCGGGCGAATGGCGTGACGGTGGAAACGGACGGCACGGGACTGCCTGCGATGGCCTTGGAGGTGTCGCCGTTGTTTGGATACGACGAGGATTCGTTCGCGGAGTCCTGGGCTCGCCTTGCCCGAAAGCCCGTCCTTCATGACGGTCTTTACCTCGAATGA
- a CDS encoding septum formation initiator family protein, with amino-acid sequence MAVNVRKLIIVVYLSLFVVVGVMSAGFFWQTRRELGQLRIQETAARNRLAELQVRLSEQEKVLQRLREDPSYVERVIRRRLLYAKPDEMVFRFED; translated from the coding sequence GTGGCCGTAAACGTTCGAAAACTGATCATCGTCGTCTACCTCTCGCTGTTCGTCGTGGTGGGCGTGATGTCCGCTGGTTTTTTCTGGCAGACGCGGCGCGAGCTTGGGCAGTTGCGCATTCAGGAGACAGCCGCGCGCAACCGCCTGGCTGAACTGCAGGTGCGCCTGTCTGAGCAGGAGAAAGTCCTTCAACGCCTGCGCGAGGACCCGTCCTACGTGGAGCGTGTCATCCGGCGACGTCTTCTCTACGCGAAGCCGGACGAAATGGTTTTTCGCTTTGAGGATTGA